The following proteins are co-located in the Duncaniella dubosii genome:
- a CDS encoding radical SAM peptide maturase, with translation MEIIKSAAGHNYIYDRNTSYISLSSNYSPKENENQVNPHFAKKLDYLTRHGIISQEKSENNQYRLLTKKDIDDAIINTHQIILEVTDKCNLDCYYCGYGHFYDNYDARLNRDLPLDSFKTLYNYLKNLWETSYNKGCSYLRISFYGGEPLCNFQFIHDAVMYTRNNPILNKKIVFSMTTNAVLLDKYMDFLVENNFEILISLDGDKFNDSYRTFKNGTGSFDTVISNIDKLQSTYPIFFNKNIKFNSVLHNRNSVREANHFIYSRYNKRPMTNELNVFGIAKCKRAEFLKIFHSKTSEFNSMSNEEKQVYERQSPHIIQCEKWLFSTLMKTYSVNIFDALSDNFIESLDSNRQEIPTKTCIPFSRKIFVSVNGGIFPCERIGNEFNFGNISGNELYINYDNIIERYNQLFLKYITACKTCKAKDFCSVCVVSDINGYEVCNRAKPRNIEEIISFFEANPEEIREIIKNISII, from the coding sequence ATGGAAATAATAAAGTCTGCAGCGGGTCATAATTATATATATGATCGAAATACTAGTTACATTTCTCTATCTTCTAATTACAGTCCTAAAGAGAACGAGAATCAAGTAAATCCACACTTCGCTAAGAAGTTAGATTACTTAACTCGTCATGGTATCATTTCTCAAGAAAAGAGTGAAAATAATCAATACCGTCTTTTAACTAAAAAAGATATTGATGATGCAATAATCAATACTCATCAAATAATATTAGAAGTAACAGACAAATGTAACCTGGACTGTTACTACTGCGGCTATGGTCATTTTTATGACAATTATGATGCTAGATTAAATAGAGACTTACCTCTCGATTCATTCAAAACACTATATAATTATCTGAAGAATCTATGGGAAACATCCTATAATAAAGGGTGCTCTTATCTCCGTATATCATTTTATGGGGGTGAACCACTATGCAATTTCCAATTTATTCATGATGCTGTAATGTACACACGAAACAATCCTATTCTGAATAAAAAGATTGTTTTCTCAATGACTACAAATGCAGTTCTGTTAGACAAATATATGGATTTTTTAGTTGAAAATAACTTTGAAATTCTAATTAGTCTTGATGGAGATAAATTTAATGATTCATATCGAACTTTTAAAAATGGGACAGGGTCGTTCGACACAGTAATATCAAATATAGACAAGTTACAGTCCACATATCCGATATTCTTTAATAAGAATATCAAATTCAACAGTGTATTGCACAATCGTAATTCAGTAAGGGAAGCTAATCATTTTATATACTCCCGATATAATAAACGTCCAATGACCAATGAATTGAACGTTTTTGGTATAGCAAAATGTAAACGAGCTGAATTCCTAAAAATTTTTCATTCTAAAACATCTGAGTTTAACTCTATGTCTAATGAAGAAAAACAAGTATATGAGAGACAATCTCCTCATATAATTCAATGTGAGAAATGGCTCTTTAGTACCCTCATGAAAACATATTCAGTAAATATATTCGATGCTTTATCTGATAATTTTATTGAATCATTAGATTCTAATAGACAAGAGATTCCAACAAAAACCTGTATCCCATTTTCACGAAAAATATTTGTTTCTGTTAATGGTGGTATTTTTCCATGCGAAAGAATTGGAAACGAATTCAATTTCGGAAACATATCCGGGAATGAACTATATATAAATTACGACAATATAATTGAACGTTATAATCAATTATTTCTCAAGTATATAACTGCCTGCAAAACATGTAAAGCCAAAGATTTTTGTTCTGTATGCGTTGTATCTGATATAAATGGATACGAGGTTTGTAATCGAGCTAAACCTCGAAATATCGAAGAGATAATTTCCTTCTTTGAAGCCAATCCTGAAGAAATAAGAGAAATAATAAAAAATATATCTATCATCTAA
- a CDS encoding ParA family protein — translation MKAKIIAIANHKGGVGKTASVASIGAVLASRGKKVLMVDLDTQANLTRHFMENIPPRIIYHAIREQLNLPIYPIRENLDIVPSGLDMAGIDLELQMMFNRERVLKVLLDPFSTIYDYVLLDCPPALGLVTINALTAANKLIVPMKADLMSNYGLSMMDQFCVKMQVLNPGIHIDYIFFNIYEKGQTMTEAIETDVRSKYGDRVLSTVIRKNNDVSKAAFDFTDIVSFNPEANGAKDFQALVTELESKL, via the coding sequence ATGAAAGCCAAAATTATAGCAATAGCCAATCATAAGGGCGGAGTCGGTAAAACCGCCTCTGTCGCATCCATCGGAGCAGTATTGGCATCAAGAGGGAAGAAAGTGTTGATGGTTGACTTGGATACCCAAGCCAATCTTACCCGGCATTTCATGGAGAACATTCCCCCACGAATTATCTACCACGCAATTCGTGAGCAGCTCAATCTTCCCATCTATCCAATCCGTGAAAATCTCGATATTGTACCAAGTGGTCTTGATATGGCGGGAATTGATTTGGAATTACAGATGATGTTTAACCGAGAAAGAGTACTAAAGGTACTTCTCGATCCATTCAGTACCATTTACGACTATGTTCTTCTAGACTGCCCTCCGGCTCTCGGATTAGTTACAATCAACGCACTTACTGCCGCCAATAAATTAATAGTGCCTATGAAGGCCGATCTCATGTCAAACTACGGTTTGTCAATGATGGATCAATTTTGCGTAAAAATGCAGGTACTGAATCCCGGCATACATATTGACTATATCTTCTTCAATATCTATGAAAAAGGACAGACCATGACAGAAGCTATTGAAACAGATGTCAGATCTAAGTACGGAGATCGGGTTCTTTCCACGGTTATCCGCAAAAATAATGATGTTTCCAAAGCGGCCTTCGATTTTACTGACATTGTCAGTTTCAACCCCGAAGCGAATGGAGCAAAAGATTTCCAAGCATTAGTGACCGAACTTGAGAGCAAGCTCTAA
- a CDS encoding TonB-dependent receptor: MAFILFAVPMSAQQDDERLDSLIRTLELKEVVVTAKKIRQSGDTISYAASSYISKNDKTLEDLLRKMPGIEVKSDGQIIYNGQWINEFYIEGLDMLGSNYGVATKNIDAHDIGTVQILEDHQDVKMLQGVRRGAAPAMNIRLKQSAKGIWSSTFEGAIGSQPNISWDASASLMNFRRNAQNISVYKTNNIGVDLRPEINAPSTYTSSYGTGILYPETPSLSNKYTYRNTSHSLSVNQLLKLSEDKTFTFNLNYLFDKEKRNSNDETTYLSDSVARYIIKESNSSDIHQHFVGTHAVYKLNGKKIYLKNTLSANASFPKGEGLINDLILQKFSAHSIKIDDELKLNYKKHNGGIADASFHISYNDKKGLLNLPNNEFCQIVDQRSFNIDGSGSLIALSIPHFMFNLNGEVDASWQHANTNLDIDNQSMPDDQQTWQVGARVTPKIFWHYGQKFQWLIYVPAGFMYYKSDNQTWNYNKTFFSIRPYSNITYKPSDRLSFSLTTIGEESLPSAISIMVQKRFIDYRTTISNPGHIEATMNRTLKTAFNASYTNVLDMLFGSLALTYVQSRYGNSSGYDITDDIINYIRLPYSTNSRIWQLDQTFSKGFFRWNSKVSESFSIGMNNSEYYINDEIHEGKSKYLRAKLSYNATFTKWLSFETSNEYTLSKSFTDGKANDGTKHTFSNATSIILWPFKQLNVSPSVMFYNNNYSTSYRNNVFLNCNVEYTLGNTILSLQCSNLLNNDVFRRYNDNGIIRYSSEYRLRGRTIMVGIRIRIT, translated from the coding sequence TTGGCATTTATTTTATTTGCTGTGCCAATGTCGGCACAGCAAGATGACGAGCGGCTTGACTCTTTAATCAGAACGCTCGAATTAAAAGAGGTTGTTGTCACGGCTAAAAAAATAAGACAATCGGGTGATACAATATCTTATGCTGCATCTTCATATATAAGCAAAAATGATAAGACATTAGAGGACTTACTCCGGAAAATGCCCGGTATTGAGGTAAAATCGGACGGACAAATTATATATAATGGACAATGGATTAATGAGTTCTATATCGAAGGGTTAGATATGCTTGGCTCTAACTATGGAGTAGCCACCAAAAATATAGATGCGCATGACATTGGGACTGTACAAATTCTTGAAGACCACCAAGATGTAAAAATGCTCCAAGGCGTAAGGCGCGGAGCCGCACCAGCAATGAATATACGCCTAAAGCAGAGCGCAAAGGGTATCTGGTCGTCCACTTTTGAGGGTGCTATAGGAAGCCAGCCCAATATATCCTGGGACGCATCGGCCTCACTAATGAACTTCAGGCGTAATGCTCAAAATATATCGGTTTATAAAACCAATAACATCGGTGTTGATTTACGACCTGAAATCAACGCTCCATCTACATACACATCATCTTACGGAACTGGGATATTATATCCTGAAACTCCATCTTTATCTAACAAGTACACTTATAGAAACACCTCTCATAGCCTTTCAGTGAACCAGTTGCTGAAACTTAGTGAAGATAAAACATTTACGTTTAATCTAAATTATCTTTTCGACAAAGAAAAGCGTAATTCAAATGATGAAACAACGTATTTGTCTGACAGTGTGGCAAGGTATATCATCAAGGAATCTAATTCTTCTGATATACATCAGCATTTTGTTGGGACCCATGCTGTTTATAAACTTAATGGGAAGAAAATATACCTCAAAAATACTCTTTCCGCCAATGCGTCTTTTCCAAAAGGAGAAGGACTAATTAATGATTTAATTCTCCAAAAATTTTCAGCTCACTCAATAAAAATTGATGATGAATTGAAACTTAACTATAAGAAACATAATGGGGGAATTGCAGATGCTTCATTTCATATATCCTATAACGATAAGAAGGGATTATTGAATCTGCCTAATAATGAATTTTGTCAGATAGTAGATCAACGAAGCTTCAATATTGACGGAAGTGGCTCCTTGATTGCTCTTTCAATACCACACTTCATGTTTAATCTGAATGGAGAAGTTGATGCAAGTTGGCAACATGCTAATACCAATCTTGATATTGACAATCAGTCTATGCCTGATGATCAACAAACATGGCAGGTTGGTGCAAGGGTTACTCCAAAAATATTTTGGCATTATGGGCAAAAATTTCAATGGCTTATATATGTGCCTGCAGGTTTTATGTATTATAAGTCTGACAATCAAACTTGGAATTATAATAAAACATTCTTCTCGATAAGACCATATTCGAACATAACATATAAACCATCAGACCGGCTTTCGTTCTCACTTACCACAATAGGTGAAGAATCCTTACCTTCTGCCATATCCATTATGGTTCAAAAACGATTTATAGACTACCGCACAACCATCTCTAACCCGGGACATATTGAAGCGACAATGAACCGAACACTAAAAACGGCATTCAATGCGAGCTATACAAATGTGTTGGATATGCTATTTGGTAGCCTTGCATTAACGTATGTTCAATCGCGTTATGGCAATAGTTCCGGATATGACATAACTGACGATATTATTAATTATATAAGATTGCCATATTCTACAAATAGCCGGATATGGCAACTTGATCAAACATTTTCAAAAGGTTTTTTCCGATGGAACTCAAAGGTAAGTGAGTCATTTAGTATAGGCATGAATAATAGTGAATATTATATCAATGATGAAATTCATGAAGGCAAAAGCAAGTATCTTCGGGCTAAACTTTCATATAATGCGACGTTTACTAAATGGCTGTCTTTTGAGACCTCAAATGAATACACCCTATCCAAGAGCTTTACAGATGGCAAAGCTAATGATGGCACGAAACATACCTTCTCCAATGCCACGTCCATTATACTGTGGCCGTTTAAGCAACTGAATGTATCGCCATCTGTGATGTTCTATAATAATAACTACTCTACATCATATCGAAATAATGTGTTCCTGAATTGCAATGTTGAATATACTCTCGGAAACACCATATTGTCACTGCAATGCAGCAACTTGTTAAACAACGATGTTTTTCGAAGGTATAACGACAATGGAATCATTAGATACTCAAGCGAGTATCGTTTACGAGGACGCACTATTATGGTAGGCATTAGAATAAGAATAACATAA
- a CDS encoding tetratricopeptide repeat protein yields the protein MILRTLLLLILSLTFTCCSNKPSDLRLSRVEGLLSESPKEAWDSLSAINYDLLSDADKHYYDFLSVKVADKAYLTHSSDSLILKVIDFEFKHQKNGRYPEALYYGGRVYSDLGDYPTSLHYFQDALKSLPSNSGNQELRCNILSQTGRLLTALSLYDEAIPYIHEALEINRHLQDTTNIIYGLQLLGGTYLRNSNYDLAEKYFKESIGFSVHQPSYHMAKSRMYLAAVKHKQGELDSALSYIRNTSEEVKPMVRNSVLGYASNIYLDAGILDTAYIYAKDLISNNDPTHKEIGYQVLLSPELRKYIEIDTLNQYISEYRTILESFYDENNMQLSINQQSLYNYQLHENQKAKAERLSNILKNWIVGFIFLAILLVLISLYFKNKSKNNIIELQQALANIEKLKLELVTSQLKQSSDIGQTIINQTEEIAPVITHNSPKSTEQELRECLKKELLTLYESASAQSSISPIILQSIAYQKIQEYIQEGKTIKESDVLWSEIEQIVLSSSPKFKINLNLLTLGNLTTIDLHTALLIKCGIKPSKMTTLLGRSNGAIVSRRETLCMKILDEKKGAKVIDAIIRSL from the coding sequence ATGATCCTACGCACATTACTATTATTAATTCTCTCACTAACCTTTACCTGCTGCTCCAACAAGCCTTCAGATCTCCGACTTTCAAGAGTAGAAGGCTTATTGTCTGAATCTCCCAAAGAAGCGTGGGATTCGTTGAGTGCTATTAATTATGATCTTTTATCTGACGCTGATAAACATTACTACGATTTCCTTTCAGTGAAAGTAGCAGATAAAGCGTATCTTACACATTCCTCCGATAGCCTCATTCTGAAAGTCATTGATTTTGAATTTAAACATCAGAAAAATGGACGCTATCCAGAAGCATTGTATTATGGCGGAAGAGTTTATAGTGATTTAGGTGATTATCCTACCTCTTTACACTATTTTCAGGATGCTCTTAAATCTTTGCCATCAAATTCTGGCAATCAAGAATTAAGATGTAATATATTAAGTCAAACAGGTAGGCTTCTAACAGCTCTATCGCTTTATGATGAAGCAATACCCTATATTCATGAGGCATTAGAAATAAATCGGCATCTTCAAGATACAACTAATATTATATACGGGTTACAATTATTGGGTGGTACGTATCTTAGGAACTCAAATTATGATCTAGCTGAAAAATATTTTAAAGAGTCTATAGGTTTTAGTGTTCATCAACCTTCGTATCATATGGCTAAATCAAGGATGTATCTTGCTGCCGTAAAACACAAGCAGGGAGAACTTGATTCTGCTTTAAGCTATATTCGTAATACATCTGAAGAAGTAAAACCTATGGTACGCAATAGTGTTCTCGGCTATGCTTCTAATATATATTTAGACGCTGGAATTCTCGACACAGCGTATATTTATGCAAAAGATCTAATCTCAAATAACGATCCAACGCACAAAGAAATTGGATATCAAGTACTACTATCTCCAGAACTACGAAAATATATAGAGATAGACACTTTAAATCAATATATTTCCGAATATAGAACCATTTTAGAGAGCTTCTATGACGAGAACAATATGCAACTATCTATTAACCAACAGAGTCTCTACAACTATCAGTTACATGAAAACCAAAAAGCCAAAGCAGAAAGACTTTCTAATATACTAAAGAATTGGATAGTCGGTTTTATATTCTTAGCTATACTTCTAGTCCTTATATCTCTTTATTTTAAAAATAAAAGTAAGAACAATATCATTGAATTACAACAAGCTTTAGCTAACATTGAAAAACTAAAGCTTGAATTAGTAACAAGTCAATTAAAACAATCATCTGATATAGGCCAAACAATTATTAACCAAACAGAAGAAATAGCTCCCGTTATTACACATAATTCACCTAAGAGTACAGAGCAAGAACTTAGGGAATGCCTAAAAAAAGAACTTTTAACTTTATATGAAAGTGCTAGTGCTCAGTCATCAATCTCCCCTATAATTTTACAATCTATTGCCTACCAAAAAATCCAAGAATACATTCAAGAGGGAAAAACTATAAAAGAGAGTGATGTTCTTTGGAGTGAAATCGAACAAATTGTCTTATCTAGTTCTCCTAAATTTAAGATAAATCTCAATCTACTTACATTAGGGAATTTAACTACAATAGACCTTCATACAGCTCTTCTTATAAAATGTGGAATCAAACCATCAAAGATGACAACATTACTTGGTAGAAGTAATGGTGCTATTGTTTCGAGAAGAGAAACTCTCTGTATGAAGATCCTTGATGAGAAAAAAGGAGCAAAAGTTATTGATGCGATAATACGCTCATTATAA
- a CDS encoding GLPGLI family protein, whose amino-acid sequence MRILNALLASLMMLAGPAALAQVTVSYAMDTPTFTLAHEDTDKYETLDTCYLNVSYQFKYRNSEKDDSLSFDDIMDLQMGRYYNAFFSRDLRALDTQNTKELKSTMQFSTIPENYVGFDLLFNHKDSLTTVTNRLPYTSQVIEYSELSESPEWTYIPDEIATVMDYHCHVATCNYGGRNWKVYYTNDIPVPYGPWKLNGVKGLVLKAEDSENNFIFEAVGLTQKPQPIIRYDWSRKKMKKEDWKKFEQEMYKNAGAFVRNTGARILIMDNSEQGFHRLNEDWSQYYNPLEL is encoded by the coding sequence ATGAGGATTTTGAATGCACTTTTAGCATCTCTAATGATGCTTGCCGGGCCTGCTGCTTTAGCACAGGTTACTGTATCGTATGCTATGGATACGCCTACGTTCACCCTCGCGCACGAGGATACTGATAAGTATGAGACATTAGATACTTGCTATCTTAACGTTTCATACCAGTTCAAGTATCGCAATTCAGAGAAAGACGATTCTTTGAGTTTCGATGACATCATGGACTTGCAAATGGGCAGATACTACAACGCTTTCTTTAGCCGTGATTTGCGAGCTCTTGATACACAAAACACGAAAGAACTTAAATCCACAATGCAATTCTCTACTATTCCTGAGAATTATGTTGGGTTCGACCTTCTGTTCAATCATAAGGACTCACTGACTACAGTCACCAATCGTCTTCCATACACTTCTCAAGTCATTGAATACAGTGAACTATCAGAATCACCTGAATGGACGTATATACCAGATGAGATTGCTACTGTCATGGACTATCATTGTCATGTCGCAACATGCAATTATGGAGGAAGAAATTGGAAAGTGTATTATACAAATGACATTCCTGTTCCTTATGGACCGTGGAAGCTGAACGGAGTAAAAGGATTGGTCCTTAAGGCTGAAGACTCTGAAAACAACTTTATTTTTGAAGCTGTAGGTTTGACACAAAAGCCACAACCTATCATTCGCTATGACTGGAGTAGAAAGAAAATGAAGAAAGAAGATTGGAAAAAATTTGAACAGGAGATGTATAAAAACGCCGGGGCATTCGTCCGAAACACTGGTGCACGCATCCTTATCATGGACAACAGTGAACAAGGTTTTCATCGTCTCAATGAAGATTGGTCTCAATACTACAATCCATTAGAATTATAA
- a CDS encoding DUF421 domain-containing protein, whose protein sequence is MKTIYYIQMLIMTLVMSSFPLSLAANSSSVSYTVTLQQQQKPTKDHNQQLDKDGQRMPARPVVVYISTTEGVYSSYFDIEDVISYSILDSNGQLSFSTYDVSDFINYLVSCNGVIGIQLELVEYNLEGWLQL, encoded by the coding sequence ATGAAAACCATTTATTACATCCAAATGCTAATAATGACTCTTGTAATGTCATCGTTTCCCTTATCCCTTGCAGCCAACAGCTCAAGTGTTTCTTATACTGTTACATTACAACAGCAGCAGAAACCGACGAAAGATCACAATCAACAACTAGATAAGGATGGTCAAAGAATGCCTGCTCGTCCTGTCGTTGTCTATATTAGTACAACTGAAGGAGTATATAGCTCCTACTTTGACATTGAAGATGTAATATCTTACTCAATACTTGACAGCAATGGTCAGCTCTCATTCTCAACCTATGATGTTTCTGATTTTATCAACTATTTAGTATCATGCAATGGTGTTATAGGGATTCAATTAGAATTGGTTGAATATAATCTCGAGGGCTGGCTTCAATTATAG
- a CDS encoding plasmid partition protein ParG: MAKNKILTVPQNGTQPATIPSPIDNMLAGTTSVETVTKTSNKRPTSFNIDQELQSRFKAVCATRGKSMSSVIEDFILGYISEQ, from the coding sequence ATGGCTAAAAATAAAATTTTAACAGTGCCTCAAAACGGGACTCAACCGGCAACTATCCCATCGCCTATCGACAACATGCTCGCTGGAACAACCTCAGTAGAGACAGTAACAAAAACATCAAACAAGAGACCAACATCATTCAATATCGATCAAGAATTACAATCTCGCTTCAAAGCCGTCTGTGCTACAAGAGGCAAATCCATGTCCAGTGTAATCGAGGACTTTATCCTCGGATATATTTCAGAACAATGA
- a CDS encoding peptidase domain-containing ABC transporter, which yields MKKISIKLQKDAMKCGQTCLQMIAEYHGYIFADNLIESLCPATKEGVSLLALQETALLLGFKSICARMNICEISRITEPCILHWDQNHYVVLVEIKKNGSYYRIADPKKGISTCTRDEFLQHWISTTINGKHKGVVMLLTPTENIIRYTTETPKKRSNRFILGYITQFRKYFTQIILGLGLGCVLQLIMPFLTQAIVDVGIRHMDIGFIWLILLGELMIVVGRTATDFIRRWLLLHISMRINISLVSDFFIKLLKLPMSFFDTKLMGDLLQRIGDHTRVQNFLTGQVLNIIFTFLSFIIFGIVLFFYNPLIFGIFVTGSVCYGLWITSFLKKRKVLDYELFEQQAKNQNKTYQLITSMQEIKLQDCERRRRWEWEDTQADLFSVQMKSLKLQQTQEAGSIFINEVKNIMITVLAATAVINSQMTLGAMLAVQYIIGQLNSPVEQFMSFIYSLQDVKISLERINEIHEGRNEESDGNQVSKFDDGKSIDLSNVDFKYDPHALKKTLTDVSFDIPEGKVTAIVGASGSGKTTLIKLMLGYYPVMSGSISIAGRNINEYNLKWWRRHCGVVMQDGVIFSESIARNIAVDDGDIDIDRLEKAARIAHIHNYIMGLPLKYNTQIGRDGVGLSQGQKQRILIARAVYKNPDFIFLDEATNALDAKNERAIVENLDEFYKGRTVVVVAHRLSTVKNADQIIVLDRGKVVESGNHATLIEKKGAYYNLVKNQLELGN from the coding sequence ATGAAAAAGATTTCAATTAAATTACAAAAGGATGCCATGAAATGTGGGCAAACGTGCCTACAAATGATTGCTGAATATCATGGATATATTTTTGCTGATAATTTAATTGAATCTCTATGTCCTGCGACAAAAGAAGGAGTCTCATTACTTGCTTTACAAGAAACAGCACTATTACTTGGTTTCAAATCAATATGTGCTCGAATGAACATTTGTGAAATTTCAAGAATAACAGAACCTTGCATTCTTCACTGGGATCAAAACCACTATGTTGTTCTAGTTGAAATTAAGAAAAATGGCTCCTATTATAGAATAGCAGATCCAAAAAAAGGTATATCTACATGCACTAGAGATGAGTTTTTACAACATTGGATAAGCACAACCATTAATGGAAAACATAAAGGAGTTGTTATGTTATTAACTCCTACTGAAAATATTATCAGATACACAACTGAGACTCCTAAAAAACGCTCAAATCGTTTTATCCTAGGTTATATAACTCAATTTCGTAAATATTTCACACAGATTATCCTCGGTCTGGGTCTCGGGTGTGTGCTTCAGTTAATCATGCCGTTCCTGACACAGGCCATTGTAGATGTGGGTATAAGGCATATGGACATAGGTTTCATCTGGCTCATACTACTCGGAGAACTGATGATTGTAGTGGGCAGGACTGCCACGGATTTTATCCGGCGATGGTTACTGCTCCACATTTCCATGCGAATCAACATCTCTCTTGTAAGCGATTTCTTCATAAAGTTGCTGAAATTACCCATGTCGTTCTTTGACACAAAATTAATGGGAGATTTGCTACAACGGATTGGAGATCATACCCGTGTACAGAACTTCCTCACTGGTCAGGTGCTTAACATCATTTTCACATTCCTAAGCTTCATAATCTTCGGCATTGTTCTCTTCTTTTATAATCCTCTTATTTTCGGAATTTTCGTCACCGGAAGCGTTTGTTACGGACTATGGATAACCTCTTTTTTGAAAAAGCGCAAGGTCCTCGACTATGAACTGTTTGAACAGCAGGCAAAGAATCAGAACAAGACCTATCAGCTAATCACTTCCATGCAAGAGATAAAATTGCAGGACTGTGAGCGCCGCCGCCGTTGGGAATGGGAGGATACGCAAGCTGACCTCTTCAGTGTACAGATGAAATCGCTTAAACTCCAACAGACACAAGAAGCCGGCTCTATTTTTATCAATGAGGTAAAGAATATAATGATTACAGTGCTTGCGGCCACCGCTGTGATAAATTCTCAGATGACACTCGGAGCCATGCTTGCTGTGCAGTATATCATCGGGCAGCTCAACTCTCCGGTGGAGCAGTTCATGTCGTTCATCTATTCTCTACAGGATGTGAAGATTTCACTTGAACGCATTAATGAAATTCATGAGGGGAGAAATGAAGAATCCGACGGCAATCAGGTATCAAAGTTCGATGACGGAAAATCCATCGACCTTTCCAATGTCGATTTCAAGTATGATCCACACGCTCTCAAAAAGACGCTGACAGATGTGTCATTTGATATACCAGAAGGAAAAGTAACGGCTATTGTCGGGGCTTCCGGAAGTGGGAAAACTACCCTTATTAAGTTAATGCTGGGCTATTATCCGGTCATGTCCGGCTCAATCTCAATAGCAGGAAGAAACATAAACGAGTATAATCTAAAATGGTGGCGCCGGCATTGTGGAGTAGTCATGCAAGACGGTGTCATATTTTCAGAATCCATCGCTCGGAACATAGCAGTGGATGATGGAGATATTGACATAGATCGGCTTGAAAAAGCAGCTAGAATAGCCCATATCCATAATTATATTATGGGGTTACCTCTGAAATATAATACTCAAATCGGACGCGATGGTGTAGGTCTAAGTCAAGGACAAAAACAGCGAATACTCATTGCCCGAGCAGTCTATAAGAACCCCGACTTCATATTCCTCGATGAAGCTACAAATGCCCTTGATGCAAAAAATGAGAGAGCTATTGTAGAAAACCTCGATGAATTCTACAAAGGTAGAACTGTTGTCGTTGTGGCTCATCGCCTGTCAACAGTCAAGAATGCAGACCAAATTATAGTCCTCGATAGAGGTAAAGTTGTGGAGTCCGGCAATCATGCCACTCTTATAGAAAAGAAAGGGGCATATTATAATCTCGTTAAAAATCAACTTGAATTAGGAAATTGA